A single window of Vibrio alfacsensis DNA harbors:
- a CDS encoding GNAT family N-acetyltransferase, protein MSPDFEIITPHLALKLIPAEDAHALQALIVQSPSLHQWLDWCNPSVTLKDAQDFLLATRLNWVKTEAFGFGIYERENHHLVGMVAVNELYHTFNMASIGYWVADKYQRKGFAQESIAALAEFCFAQLSLTRIEIVCDPDNTASQALIESVGAKREAIARNRFIFHGKPKDGVVYSLLPIDLE, encoded by the coding sequence ATGAGTCCGGATTTTGAAATCATTACTCCTCACCTAGCCTTAAAGCTCATTCCCGCAGAAGATGCACATGCTTTACAAGCACTGATCGTCCAATCGCCCTCTTTACATCAATGGCTTGATTGGTGTAACCCAAGCGTGACACTGAAAGATGCGCAAGATTTCTTACTCGCAACACGTTTAAACTGGGTAAAAACCGAGGCTTTTGGGTTTGGTATCTATGAACGAGAAAACCATCATCTCGTGGGTATGGTTGCTGTCAATGAGCTATACCATACGTTCAACATGGCAAGTATTGGGTATTGGGTTGCAGATAAGTACCAAAGAAAAGGATTTGCGCAAGAATCAATCGCAGCTTTGGCTGAGTTTTGCTTTGCACAATTGAGTTTAACGCGAATTGAGATCGTTTGTGATCCTGACAATACCGCAAGCCAAGCTTTAATTGAGTCTGTCGGAGCGAAAAGAGAGGCGATTGCTAGAAATCGTTTTATCTTTCACGGAAAACCCAAAGATGGCGTGGTGTATTCATTGCTGCCGATTGATTTAGAATAA
- a CDS encoding peptidoglycan binding protein CsiV, with protein MRILIPLLLLCVSMPSWAARQFDIEVIIFKRAVDPESTTESWPNTLPTIEMSNVGSLESESYRNSKGVTLLPRSSFRLNAQETALSKHAGFKVLKHVAWRQGDRGKASAPIFRFVGGRDYSGSYYSDGRAKDGSTQPLDTDGYSEETVTGPLYELDGKLQIYVQHYLFAETTLDIREPSVREVRIEAQPVDQQTETLGEVDGNVQVGNLAEISPTVTEETFLKSYRLDQKRRMRSGETHYLDNPLMGMIIQVRRVQ; from the coding sequence ATGAGAATACTGATCCCATTATTGCTTCTTTGTGTCTCAATGCCATCTTGGGCTGCGCGTCAATTTGATATTGAAGTAATTATTTTCAAACGAGCAGTCGACCCTGAAAGCACTACTGAATCATGGCCAAATACCCTGCCAACGATTGAGATGAGCAATGTCGGTAGCCTAGAGAGTGAGTCTTACCGAAATTCAAAAGGCGTAACATTGCTGCCCCGCTCTTCTTTCCGCTTAAATGCACAAGAAACGGCATTGAGTAAGCATGCGGGTTTCAAGGTTTTAAAACACGTAGCATGGCGACAAGGCGATCGCGGTAAAGCAAGCGCCCCCATTTTCCGCTTTGTCGGAGGCCGTGATTATTCAGGCAGTTACTACTCTGATGGCCGCGCTAAAGACGGAAGTACACAACCACTAGATACAGATGGCTATAGCGAAGAAACAGTCACCGGTCCGCTTTACGAACTGGACGGAAAACTCCAAATCTATGTTCAGCACTATCTGTTCGCGGAAACCACACTGGATATTCGCGAGCCGAGTGTGCGTGAGGTTCGTATCGAAGCTCAACCTGTTGACCAACAAACAGAAACACTTGGTGAAGTCGATGGTAATGTCCAAGTAGGTAACTTAGCGGAAATTTCTCCAACGGTGACTGAAGAAACATTCTTGAAGAGCTACCGACTCGATCAGAAACGTCGTATGCGTAGCGGTGAAACTCACTACTTAGACAACCCATTGATGGGAATGATCATTCAAGTTCGTCGCGTGCAATAA